Proteins encoded by one window of Chryseobacterium aquaeductus:
- a CDS encoding DUF1800 domain-containing protein, with translation MINSSFTNNKHLLWRAGFGIGIEQIKDLEKSRTQMILNELFTEEAFLPIDYDTPDITQIEYTNPKATAEQRRLTQKTTQKQNTELNLNFLEKMINSKEQLREKMAFLWHGHFATRINNPKFNKQLVNVIRQNALGNFKNLLFEVSRSPAMLGFLNNQQNKKDHPNENFAREVMELFTMGRGNYTETDIREAARAFTGWGYDKEGNFNERKKLHDAGTKTFLGKTGNFTGDDVLNIILEQKTTAKFITTKIFKFFVNEKPDEKIINSLSESFYQSDYDIKKLMTEIFTSSWFYDQKNIGNKIKSPTELLVGMMRVLPMDIQTPENIIVYQKLLGQMLLYPPNVSGWPSGKSWIDSSTLMLRLQIPQIWSGLRPMEYSAKEDDDMDMGMKSREALNKSFKSPNITIDWNRVEKALTSKKAEDYLIQNTESLDMNIIDQFSDKSVKMTVINLMSTPEYQLM, from the coding sequence ATGATTAATTCATCATTTACCAACAATAAACATCTTCTCTGGCGGGCCGGATTTGGAATTGGAATTGAGCAAATAAAAGATTTGGAGAAAAGCCGAACTCAGATGATTTTAAATGAATTATTTACAGAAGAAGCTTTTTTACCGATCGACTATGACACACCGGATATCACTCAAATTGAATATACAAATCCCAAAGCTACTGCCGAACAGAGACGCCTGACACAAAAGACTACGCAAAAGCAAAACACAGAGCTGAATCTTAATTTTTTAGAAAAAATGATCAACAGCAAAGAGCAACTTAGAGAAAAAATGGCTTTTCTGTGGCACGGTCATTTTGCGACCAGAATCAACAATCCGAAATTCAACAAACAGCTTGTCAACGTTATCAGACAAAATGCCTTAGGAAATTTTAAAAATTTGTTATTTGAAGTAAGTCGCTCACCTGCCATGTTGGGTTTTTTGAATAATCAACAGAATAAGAAAGATCATCCCAACGAAAACTTTGCGCGAGAAGTGATGGAACTTTTTACCATGGGACGGGGCAATTACACAGAAACCGACATTCGGGAAGCAGCCAGAGCATTTACAGGTTGGGGATATGATAAAGAAGGAAATTTTAATGAAAGAAAAAAACTTCATGATGCCGGAACGAAAACTTTTCTTGGAAAAACCGGAAATTTCACAGGTGATGATGTTCTCAATATTATTTTGGAACAAAAAACCACCGCAAAATTCATCACCACGAAAATTTTTAAATTTTTTGTGAATGAAAAACCGGATGAGAAAATCATTAATTCACTCAGCGAAAGTTTTTATCAATCTGATTATGATATTAAAAAACTAATGACAGAAATCTTTACGAGTTCATGGTTTTACGATCAAAAAAATATCGGCAACAAAATAAAATCGCCTACCGAACTTCTGGTGGGAATGATGAGGGTTCTTCCCATGGATATCCAAACTCCGGAAAATATAATCGTTTACCAAAAACTTTTGGGACAGATGCTACTCTACCCACCCAATGTTTCCGGCTGGCCAAGTGGAAAATCATGGATTGACAGTTCTACCTTGATGTTGAGGCTTCAGATACCACAGATATGGTCAGGATTGAGACCGATGGAATATTCTGCAAAAGAGGATGATGATATGGATATGGGCATGAAGTCCCGGGAAGCCTTGAATAAAAGTTTTAAAAGTCCGAACATCACTATAGATTGGAACAGAGTGGAAAAAGCTTTAACATCAAAAAAAGCGGAAGATTATTTAATACAAAACACTGAATCTTTAGACATGAATATTATCGATCAGTTTTCTGATAAAAGTGTAAAAATGACCGTAATCAATCTGATGTCTACACCAGAATATCAGTTGATGTAA